The Scomber japonicus isolate fScoJap1 chromosome 8, fScoJap1.pri, whole genome shotgun sequence genome has a segment encoding these proteins:
- the LOC128362976 gene encoding solute carrier family 4 member 11-like, which yields MELQDGEQEDYGQDSPVTHKDHNYDNQIQISASDPEGPGFGLLNTTRKYVKPMNFQDEVRAHRDLDSFLAEASILLDEKAATLDEVLRRMLTHVAEDGHGGYDVDVVMNSLFTDAGGKECNVHLLSETIQGVTATSTGIRYQQSWLCILSNVRTLQRRHICIARLERPQNWGVNCCEARYVVLILAPPRTKSTKTAIELGRTFATMFSDISFRQKLLEAKTQEEFKQELVYQRQQLSIITEKPEVEEVEDSDPRKGKPLKCKDFFKVGYGVYKDLRRRLPLYPSDFTDGITGKDRCLLKYTTTAIFLYIAILLPAIAFGSLNDESTRGEIDVQKTIVGQSIGGVIYSLFAGSPLVIPLTTAPLAIFISVIRGICDDYDLDFDSFYACIGLWNSLFLILGGLFNVSLLMKLFKRSTEEVIALFISIAFVGDAVKGTVKIFQHFYHGPILATTNSTLVLQEITEILEKMKNQTLHNETGHTEGHASVFLPESLVLCTRERPILCLLLMLGTLWLGYALYLIKRSPYLNGKIREVVSDCALPISVVVFSFIGSYLFLDIQLPMFSVHDGPIFKYPAFDKLTGMNTLSAVGLGFLLALLIFIDQNIVISLTHVPEHKLLKGTAFHWDLMLTGFINILMSCLGLPWMHAAFPHSSLHARQLAKVEQHVENGHLYSTIVSVKETRLTSLVANILIGLSAFMLPIPLQWIPKPVLYGLFLYIAATSLDGNQMVDRMALLLKEQTSYPPTHYIRRVPQRKVHCFTGLQMIQLIILCAFGMYPLPYMKMVFPLLMILLVPIRTSLLPKVIDAKYLDIMDAQHM from the exons ATGG AGCTGCAGGATGGGGAACAGGAGGATTATGGGCAGGATTCACCTGTCACTCACAAGGATCACAACTATGACAACCAAATCCAGATCAGTGCGTCAG ATCCTGAAGGCCCTGGGTTTGGgcttttaaacacaacaagaaaA TATGTGAAGCCAATGAACTTCCAGGATGAAGTTCGTGCCCACAGAGACCTGGACAGCTTCCTGGCCGAGGCAAGCATCCTCTTGGATGAGAAAGCTGCTACTCTGGATGAGGTCCTGAGACGAATGTTAACCCACGTGGCGGAGGACGGACACGGGGGCTATGATGTGGACGTGGTCATGAACTCGCTGTTCACAGacgcaggagggaaggagtgtaACG TTCACCTTCTGTCAGAGACCATTCAGGGTGTGACTGCTACTTCCACTGGCATTCGTTACCAACAGTCCTGGCTTTGTATTCT CTCTAATGTGAGGACACTACAGAGACGTCACATCTGTATTGCCCGTCTGGAGAGGCCGCAGAATTGGGGAGTCAACTGCTGTGAAGCTCGATATGTTGTCCTCATCCTGGCTCCTCCTAGAACG AAAAGCACCAAGACGGCCATCGAACTCGGCAGAACATTTGCCACAATGTTCTCCGACATTTCCTTCAGACAGAAGCTTCTGGAGGCCAAGACGCAGGAGGAATTCAAACAAGAGCTGGTCTACCAGCGACAACAGCTATCCATAATCACTGAGAAGCCAGAAgtagaggaggtggaggactCCGATCCACGTAAAGGGAAACCACTTAAG TGCAAAGATTTCTTCAAGGTCGGTTATGGAGTTTACAAGGACCTCCGTCGGAGACTTCCTCTCTACCCATCAGACTTCACAGATG GTATAACAGGGAAGGACCGCTGTCTGCTGAAGTATACTACCACTGCCATTTTCCTCTACATCGCTATTCTGCTGCCTGCTATTGCCTTTGGCTCACTGAATGATGAAAGCACCAGGGGAGAGATAG ATGTTCAGAAGACCATTGTTGGACAGAGCATTGGTGGAGTGATCTATTCTTTGTTTGCTGGCTCGCCACTTGTTATACCACTGACCACTGCACCATTGGCCATTTTCATAAGCG TGATCAGGGGCATCTGCGATGACTATGACCTTGACTTTGATTCCTTCTATGCCTGCATCGGTTTATGGAACAGTTTGTTCCTCATCCTTGGAGGCCTATTCAATGTCAGCCTGCTGATGAAACTGTTCAAACG CTCAACAGAAGAAGTCATTGCATTGTTCATCTCCATTGCATTTGTTGGGGATGCAGTGAAAGGCACCGTCAAAA TTTTTCAGCACTTCTACCACGGGCCCATACTGGCTACCACAAACAGCACGCTGGTGCTCCAGGAGATTACAGAGATTCTCGAGAAGATGAAGAACCAGACGCTTCATAATGAGACGGGACACACAGAAGGACATGCATCCGTCTTCCTGCCTGAGTCTCTGGTGTTGTGCACGAGAGAAAGGCCCATCCTCTGCCTGCTGCTCATGCTGGGGACTTTGTGGCTGGGTTATGCCCTCTACCTCATTAAGAGGAG CCCGTATCTGAATGGAAAAATCAGAGAGGTGGTGTCAGACTGCGCTTTGCCTATCTCTGTGGTGGTATTCTCCTTCATTGGCTCCTACCTTTTCCTTGATATACAGC TTCCTATGTTCAGTGTGCACGATGGCCCAATCTTCAAGTATCCTGCATTTGACAAGCTGACAGGAATGAACACACTAAGTGCTGTGGGGCTGGGTTTTCTCCTCGCATTGCTCATCTTCATAGACCAGAATATCGTCATTTCACTTACACATGTACCAGAACACAA GCTGCTAAAAGGCACAGCATTCCATTGGGACTTAATGCTGACTGGCTTCATCAACATCCTCATGTCCTGTCTCGGGTTGCCATGGATGCACGCTGCCTTCCCACATTCCTCCCTACACGCCCGTCAGCTGGCCAAGGTGGAACAGCATGTAGAGAACGGACACCTCTACTCGAC TATCGTCAGTGTAAAGGAAACACGTCTGACTTCACTTGTGGCCAACATCCTCATCGGCTTGTCCGCATTCATGCTGCCCATCCCTCTGCAGTGGATCCCCAAGCCTGTCCTCTACGGCCTCTTCCTCTACATCGCAGCCACTTCACTTGATGGGAACCAGATGGTGGACCGCATGGCCCTGTTGCTAAAGGAACAG ACGTCCTATCCTCCCACGCACTACATTCGCCGGGTGCCTCAGAGGAAGGTCCACTGCTTCACAGGGCTGCAGATGATCCAGCTCATCATCCTGTGCGCCTTTGGGATGTATCCTCTGCCCTACATGAAGATGGTGTTCCCCCTCCTGATGATCCTGCTTGTCCCTATCAG GACCAGTCTGCTCCCTAAAGTAATCGATGCTAAGTATCTGGACATCATGGACGCCCAGCACATGTAG